The segment CGAGCAGCGGATAACCGGCGAGAACGCCGTTCTTCATCTGCTCCTCGATACCTTTCTGGATTGCCGGGATGTATTCCTTCGGAACCACACCACCGACGACTTCGTTCTTGAACTCCAGACCTTCCTGACCTTCGTCGGAGGGCTCGAAGCGAATCCAGCAATGACCGAACTGGCCACGACCACCGGACTGACGAACAAACTTGCCTTCGATCTCGCACTTGTTGCGGATCATCTCGCGATAGGCAACCTGCGGCTTGCCGATGTTGGCCTCGACACCGAACTCACGCTTCATCCGGTCGACAATGATGTCCAGGTGAAGCTCACCCATACCACCAATGATGGTCTGGCCGGACTCTTCGTCGGTCTTGACGCGGAACGACGGATCTTCCTGAGCGAGCTTGCCCAGAGCAATGCCCATCTTCTCCTGGTCAGCCTTGGTCTTCGGCTCAACGGCGACGTGAATCACCGGCTCCGGGAAATCCATGCGCTCGAGCACGATCTGCTTGTCAGGGTCACAAAGCGTATCACCAGTGGTGACATCCTTCATGCCGATCAGCGCGGCGATATCGCCGGCACGACATTCCTTGATCTCTTCACGCTGGTTGGCGTGCATCTGCACCATCCGCCCGACGCGCTCTTTCTTGCTCTTGACCGAATTGATCACCGAGTCGCCCGACGACAATACACCGGAGTAGACACGCACGAAGGTCAAAGTACCAACGAACGGATCGGTGGCGATCTTGAACGCCAGAGCAGCAAACGGCTCATCATCGGAAGAGTGACGCTCGTCGACGATCTCATCGTTGTCAGGGCTGACACCCTTGATCGACGGCACTTCGTCCGGAGCCGGCAGGAAGTCGATCACCGCATCGAGAACCAGGGGAACGCCCTTGTTCTTGAAGGAGGAACCGCAAACAGCCGGAACGATTTCACAAGCCAAGGTACGCTGACGGAGGCCGGCCTTGATCTCCTCATTGGAGAGATCGCCCTCCTCGAGGTACTTGTTCATCAGCTCTTCGTTGGCTTCGGCAGCCGACTCGACCATGTTGGAACGGTACTCGGCAGCCAGCTCGGCGAGCTCCGCAGGAATCTCTTCCTCGCGATAGGTCATGCCCTTGTCTTCGTCGTTCCAGTAGATCGCCTTCATCTTGATCAGGTCGATCTGCCCCTGGAAGTTCTCTTCCGCGCCGATGGCAAGCTGGACCGGCACCGGGGTGTGCCCCAGGCGCTTCTTGATCTGCTCGACCACGCGCAGGAAGTTGGCGCCCTGGCGGTCCATCTTGTTCACGTAGACGATACGCGGCACGCCGTACTTGTTGGCCTGACGCCAAACCGTTTCCGACTGAGGCTCCACACCAGAGGTGCCGCAGAAGACCACGACAGCGCCATCGAGCACGCGCAGCGAACGCTCCACTTCGATGGTGAAGTCAACGTGACCGGGGGTGTCGATAACGTTGATGCGGTACTTGTCCGGGAACTGGGCACGCGAGCCCTGCCAGAAAGTCGTGACGGCCGCGGAGGTGATGGTGATACCACGCTCCTGCTCCTGCACCATCCAGTCGGTGGTCGCTGCGCCGTCGTGAACCTCGCCCAGCTTGTGGTTGACGCCGGTATAAAACAGAACACGCTCCGTGGTAGTGGTCTTGCCCGCATCGACGTGCGCGCAGATACCGATGTTACGGTAGCGGTTAATCGGGGTAGTACGAGCCAAAATAAGGTCCTCGTAGAAATTGCGCTTGAATTAGAAGCGGTAGTGCGAGAACGCCTTGTTGGCCTCGGCCATACGATGCACGTCTTCGCGCTTCTTCACGGCAGCGCCTTTACCTTCAAAAGCATCCAGCAGTTCGCCAGCGAGACGCAGCGCCATGGATTTCTCGCCACGCTTGCGCGCAGCGTCGACCAGCCAGCGCATGGCCAGGGCATTACGACGGGACGGACGAACTTCGACCGGAACCTGGTAGGTGGCACCGCCGACACGGCGGGACTTGACTTCGACCAGCGGAGCGATGGCATCGAGTGCTTTTTCGAAGACTTCCAGGGGATCGCTGTTCTTGCGTTCCTTGACCTTGTCCAGCGCACCGTAAACGATACGCTCGGCCACGGCCTTCTTGCCGCTTTCCATCACGTGGTTCATGAACTTGGCCAGGATCAGACTTCCGTACTTCGGATCGTCCAGGATCTCGCGCTTGGCTGCTACACGACGTCTTGGCATTGATAAGCCCTCAAACGGTCTTCAGGTTAGCTCGGGACGGTAACGGCCTGTTACGCCCGACCTTACTCTTATCGACTCAGATAAATAGAAATACTGCTTACTTCGGACGCTTGGCGCCGTACTTGGAACGGCCCTGCTTGCGGTCCTTCACGCCGGAGGTATCCAGCGAACCACGTACGGTGTGGTAACGCACACCCGGCAGGTCCTTTACACGACCGCCACGGATCAGCACCACACTGTGCTCTTGCAGGTTATGACCCTCACCACCGATGTAGGAGGCGACTTCATAGCCATTGGTCAGACGAACACGGCACACCTTACGCAGTGCGGAGTTCGGTTTCTTCGGCGTGGTGGTGTACACGCGAGTGCACACGCCACGACGTTGCGGGCAGTTCTGCAGCGCAGGTACGTCGCTCTTTTCGACGACGCGCTTGCGCGGCTGGCGTACCAGCTGGTTGATAGTTGCCATCTACTAGCTCCACTGTTGTCTTTCGACACAAACGAAAAATGGCAGGGCTCGTAGCCCCGCCAAATTAAGGGAACGAGAGTCTAAAGAGCTTCTCATACCCCGTCAAGGCAGGCCCCGACAGCGTCGGAGCCTACTTGCTCAGCTACCGCTGGAGTTCAGCGCTTCGGTCAGCGCTGCTTCCACTTCATCAGCACTCACCCGTACCGGCTTGTCGGCATCACGCTTGCGCTTGCGCTCGCTGTGATAGGCCAGACCGGTACCCGCCGGGATCAGACGACCGACGACCACGTTTTCCTTCAGACCACGCAGATAGTCGCGCTTGCCAGTCACTGCCGCCTCGGTGAGTACGCGAGTGGTCTCCTGGAAGGACGCTGCGGAGATGAACGACTCGGTCGACAGCGATGCCTTGGTGATACCCAGCAGGACGCGCACATACTTGGCGACGAACTTGTCCTCTTCACTCAAGCGCTCGTTCTCTTCCAGCACCTGAGTCAGCTCCATCTGATCACCCTTGATGAAGCTGGAATCGCCCGACTCGGTGATCTCGACCTTGCGCAGCATCTGCCGCAGGATGGTCTCGATGTGCTTGTCGTTGATCTTTACGCCCTGCAGGCGGTAAACGTCCTGGATCTCGTTGACGATGTAGCGCGCCAGTGCACTGACGCCCAGCAGTCGCAGGATGTCGTGCGGGTTGCTCGGGCCGTCGGAAATCACTTCGCCCTTGTTCACCTGCTCGCCTTCGAAGACGTTGAGGTGACGCCACTTCGGAATCAGCTCTTCGTACGGATCGCTACCATCGGTCGGCGTGATGACCAGACGACGCTTGCCCTTGGTTTCCTTGCCGAACGAAATCGTGCCGCTGATCTCGGCCAGAATCGAAGGCTCCTTCGGACGGCGCGCCTCGAACAGGTCGGCTACGCGAGGCAGACCACCGGTGATGTCGCGGGTCTTGGAGGTTTCCTGCGGGATACGTGCGATGACGTCGCCCACGCCCACCTCGGCACCATCGGCCACACCGACCAGCGCATTGGCGGGCAGGAAGTACTGAGCCGGAACGTCGGTGCCCGGCAGCAGCAGGTCCTTGCCACTGGCATCGACCAGCTTCACGGCCGGACGAATATCCTTGCCGGCAGCCGGACGGTCCTTCGGATCCATCACCTCGATGTTGGTCAGACCCGTCAGCTCGTCGGTCTGACGCTTGATGGTGATGTTCTCTTCCATACCGACGAAGGTCACGCGCCCCTTCATCTCGGTGACGATCGGGTGGGTGTGCGGGTCCCACTTGGCCACGACAGCCCCCGCCTCGACCTTGTCACCTTCCTTGACCGAAATAACGGCACCGTACGGCAGCTTGTAGCGCTCGCGCTCTCGACCGAAGTCGTCGGCAACCGCCAGCTCACCGGAACGCGACACTGCAATCAGCGCGCCGTCGGCACGCTCGACGTACTTGAGGTTGTGCAGGCGGATCACACCGCCATTCTTCACCAGTACGTTATCGACAGCCGAGGTCCGGCTCGCCGCACCACCGATGTGGAAGGTACGCATGGTCAGCTGGGTACCCGGCTCACCGATCGACTGAGCCGCGATGACACCGACCGCTTCGCCGATATTGACCAGATGGCCACGGGCCAGGTCGCGGCCGTAGCACTTCGAGCAGATGCCATAGCGGGTTTCGCAGCTGATCGGCGAACGCACGACCACTTCGTCGATGCTGTTCAGCTCGATGAAGTCGACCCATTGCTCGTCGATCAGGGTACCGGCCGGAACCAGCACTTCTTCGGTGCCCGGCTTGAGCACATCGCGCGCGATGACCCGGCCCAGCACCCGCTCACCCAGCGGCTCGACGACGTCGCCACCCTCGATGTGCGGAGTCATGTGCAGGCCCTGCTCGGTGCCACAGTCATGCTCGGTTACGACCAGGTCCTGAGCGACGTCGACCAGACGGCGGGTCAGATAACCGGAGTTGGCAGTCTTCAGCGCGGTGTCGGCCAGACCCTTACGTGCACCGTGGGTCGAAATGAAGTACTGGAGTACGTTCAGACCCTCACGGAAGTTCGCGGTGATCGGGGTCTCGATGATCGAGCCGTCCGGCTTGGCCATCAGGCCGCGCATACCGGCCAGCTGGCGAATCTGCGCTGCGGAACCCCGCGCACCGGAGTCGGCCATCATGTACATGGAGTTGAACGAGTCCTGCTCCACTTCCTTGCCTTCGCGATCGACGACCTTCTCTTTCGAAAGGTTGGCCATCATCGCCTTGGAGACTTCGTCGTTCGCTTTCGACCAGAGGTCGATCACCTTGTTGTACTTCTCGCCCTGGGTAACCAGACCGGAGGCGTACTGGCTTTCGATCTCCTTCACTTCTTCGGTCGCCGCATCGATGATGCGCGCCTTCTCATCAGGGATGACGAAGTCATTGACGCCGATGGAGACGCC is part of the Stutzerimonas balearica DSM 6083 genome and harbors:
- the rpsL gene encoding 30S ribosomal protein S12, whose product is MATINQLVRQPRKRVVEKSDVPALQNCPQRRGVCTRVYTTTPKKPNSALRKVCRVRLTNGYEVASYIGGEGHNLQEHSVVLIRGGRVKDLPGVRYHTVRGSLDTSGVKDRKQGRSKYGAKRPK
- the fusA gene encoding elongation factor G — its product is MARTTPINRYRNIGICAHVDAGKTTTTERVLFYTGVNHKLGEVHDGAATTDWMVQEQERGITITSAAVTTFWQGSRAQFPDKYRINVIDTPGHVDFTIEVERSLRVLDGAVVVFCGTSGVEPQSETVWRQANKYGVPRIVYVNKMDRQGANFLRVVEQIKKRLGHTPVPVQLAIGAEENFQGQIDLIKMKAIYWNDEDKGMTYREEEIPAELAELAAEYRSNMVESAAEANEELMNKYLEEGDLSNEEIKAGLRQRTLACEIVPAVCGSSFKNKGVPLVLDAVIDFLPAPDEVPSIKGVSPDNDEIVDERHSSDDEPFAALAFKIATDPFVGTLTFVRVYSGVLSSGDSVINSVKSKKERVGRMVQMHANQREEIKECRAGDIAALIGMKDVTTGDTLCDPDKQIVLERMDFPEPVIHVAVEPKTKADQEKMGIALGKLAQEDPSFRVKTDEESGQTIIGGMGELHLDIIVDRMKREFGVEANIGKPQVAYREMIRNKCEIEGKFVRQSGGRGQFGHCWIRFEPSDEGQEGLEFKNEVVGGVVPKEYIPAIQKGIEEQMKNGVLAGYPLLGLKATVFDGSYHDVDSNEMAFKIAASMATKQLSQKGGAVLLEPIMKVEVVTPEDYMGDVMGDLNRRRGLIQGMEDTVSGKVIRAEVPLGEMFGYATDVRSMSQGRASYSMEFSKYAEAPANIAEAIIKKQG
- the rpoC gene encoding DNA-directed RNA polymerase subunit beta'; translation: MKDLLNLLKNQGQIEEFDAIKIALASPEMIRSWSFGEVKKPETINYRTFKPERDGLFCAKIFGPVKDYECLCGKYKRLKHRGVICEKCGVEVALAKVRRERMAHIELASPVAHIWFLKSLPSRIGLLLDMTLRDIERVLYFESYVVIDPGMTTLEKGQLLNDEQYFEALEEFGDDFDARMGAEAVRELLGQIDLEHEINRLREEIPQTNSETKIKKLSKRLKLMEAFHGSGNLPEWMVLTVLPVLPPDLRPLVPLDGGRFATSDLNDLYRRVINRNNRLKRLLDLAAPDIIVRNEKRMLQEAVDALLDNGRRGRAITGSNKRPLKSLADMIKGKQGRFRQNLLGKRVDYSGRSVITVGPTLRLHQCGLPKKMALELFKPFIFGKLEAKGMATTIKAAKKMVERELPEVWDVLAEVIREHPVLLNRAPTLHRLGIQAFEPVLIEGKAIQLHPLVCAAYNADFDGDQMAVHVPLTLEAQLEARALMMSTNNVLSPANGEPIIVPSQDVVLGLYYMTREAVNAKGEGRVFADLQEVDRVFRAGEASLHARVKVRINETINERDGSVTRNTRIVDTTVGRALLFQIVPAGMPFDVVNQPMKKKAISKLINQAYRTVGLKDTVIFADQLMYTGFAYSTLSGVSIGVNDFVIPDEKARIIDAATEEVKEIESQYASGLVTQGEKYNKVIDLWSKANDEVSKAMMANLSKEKVVDREGKEVEQDSFNSMYMMADSGARGSAAQIRQLAGMRGLMAKPDGSIIETPITANFREGLNVLQYFISTHGARKGLADTALKTANSGYLTRRLVDVAQDLVVTEHDCGTEQGLHMTPHIEGGDVVEPLGERVLGRVIARDVLKPGTEEVLVPAGTLIDEQWVDFIELNSIDEVVVRSPISCETRYGICSKCYGRDLARGHLVNIGEAVGVIAAQSIGEPGTQLTMRTFHIGGAASRTSAVDNVLVKNGGVIRLHNLKYVERADGALIAVSRSGELAVADDFGRERERYKLPYGAVISVKEGDKVEAGAVVAKWDPHTHPIVTEMKGRVTFVGMEENITIKRQTDELTGLTNIEVMDPKDRPAAGKDIRPAVKLVDASGKDLLLPGTDVPAQYFLPANALVGVADGAEVGVGDVIARIPQETSKTRDITGGLPRVADLFEARRPKEPSILAEISGTISFGKETKGKRRLVITPTDGSDPYEELIPKWRHLNVFEGEQVNKGEVISDGPSNPHDILRLLGVSALARYIVNEIQDVYRLQGVKINDKHIETILRQMLRKVEITESGDSSFIKGDQMELTQVLEENERLSEEDKFVAKYVRVLLGITKASLSTESFISAASFQETTRVLTEAAVTGKRDYLRGLKENVVVGRLIPAGTGLAYHSERKRKRDADKPVRVSADEVEAALTEALNSSGS
- the rpsG gene encoding 30S ribosomal protein S7, with translation MPRRRVAAKREILDDPKYGSLILAKFMNHVMESGKKAVAERIVYGALDKVKERKNSDPLEVFEKALDAIAPLVEVKSRRVGGATYQVPVEVRPSRRNALAMRWLVDAARKRGEKSMALRLAGELLDAFEGKGAAVKKREDVHRMAEANKAFSHYRF